AATATTGCACATGATAAACAGGAAGTGTATCGAATGCGCCAGGTGTTCCTTTCAATAAAGCCTTCACATCATTGACATCCCATGGATGTCCGTCCGGGTAAACAACACCATGGAATGGCACGGTCGGTTCATACGTCAATGGCGTTACATCGGAGCCCCATGGGAAGCGGCAGTTATCGCGGCCGATGCCGAGCTCCCACATCACGAAGCCGATTCCTTTGTCGCCATAGTGCTCGACAACACCTGGAACAGATTGTGTCAGTCGGTTCATCGTCTCGTCAGCGAGAATTTCCTTACTCACTCCAAACGGAGTCGGATAATCAGATTCGTACGGATGCCATGTGATAAAGTCGGAGAACGGTCCGCCGGAGAATTGGCCGCCAGTAGCGGAAACCGGGATGCTCGAGCCTGTCTCTTTGATCCACATGCGCGCATCGTTCATGATTTGTTTCGTTACTTGATCCATCAGCCCGGACTCGCCGTTGCTCGGTTCGTTATACGTATCCCAGAAGGCTACGCGGCTGTCGTTCAAGTGGGCGTTTACAACGCCTTGTACATATTCTTTCAGCTTTTGCTTTTGATTCGGGTAGTCAGCTTTTACAGCATCGCCAGGCGCTTCCATCCATCTGCTGTTGTGAGCACCGTATCGAGGCGGCAGCTGTGGTCCCAGATGCGGATTATCGTCCCAGCAATCGTCAAAGAAGACGACTTCCACTTTAATGCCGTACTTGTCCGCCAGCGTCAGGAAATCCTCCAGATTCCCCAGCAGCTGGGCGCTATCTTTTTCCCAAAGCAGGTTATGCAGGAAGACCCTTACAAAGTTAATGCCGTATTGATGGGCATAGGAAAGCTCGCGATCGTTGATATCATGGTCATATTCTTCCCACTGCTGAACTTCATTGACCACATTCGTAGGCACGAATACAGCGCCTCTTACCCAAGACCAATCATACTCAGGCAGATCTGCGGCACCTGTGTCATGAACGGCCATGTTATCGTACGTTGTGTTCACGAGGAAGGTTCGTACGCCGATTGCTCCATGCGTGTAAGTATGGTCTACCACACTTACTACATGAACATCATTCACGTATACCTCAATGTTGCTGCCCTTCGCTTCTACTTTCAATCGGTAAGTCGTATTTCTAGAAATCGGATAAGGAATGGAAGCAAGCTCCGTCCAGCTATTGTTAAATCGGCCCACTTGCACCAAGCCGTTTACGGCGATGCCTGCGTAGTAGCCTTTTAAATTATCCGCGCCGTTCGACGGGCTGCTAACACGGAAGATCACACCTGCGTTGTTGCTGTCCGTTCCTCCAGAAATGGAAATATCGCTTTCATAGGTGAAATTGGCAAAATCGGTTCCGTTCGCAACCGCTTTATAACCAGCTCCGTTATTGACATGGAGTGCGCCATCATTAGCATTCCAGCTGCCCTGATAGGTCGTCCAATTGCTGATGTTCATATCATTGAAATCGTCGTTGAAATCACCTATCGGATTGCTAACTGCTTTGGTAAATACAGCACTCTGTATCTCAGAGTCCAGCATGCCATCCTTGGTTGCGTAAGCCTTAACCGTAGCTGTATCAGTCAGTGTGATTGGCGAGCTGTATACAGCCGAGTTGTTAGTAGGCGTGCTGCCGTCCGTCGTATAATGAATGGCTGCACCCGGAGTAGCTGTAGTCAGCGTAACCTGCTGGGAATCTGTGAAAGTTCCCCCTGCCGGTGTGAATACCGGATTAGATACCGTTTCCATCACATTGGATAAACGGGTTACAGTGAAATTATCAAAAGATACACTTTGATTGTCGTTCCAAGGTCTAAGACCTACCGTTCCTGTTGTGTAGCTGGAATCGGTGAATTGAACAGCCAGACCTCCGTTGACGAATACATAATACTGGTTTCCGATACCAACCACTTTCATATGATTGTCGGCATTCGCCTTGATGTTAGGAAACACATCCTTGCGAATTTGTGTCCAGGCTCCATTGCCGCTATTAGCCTCGGAATCCATTTTGCCGATAATAACGGTTCCATCTTTGTGAAGACCCGCATAATAGCCGCTCATGTTATCGGCTCCGTCACCCGGATCGCTCACACGGAAGATGATTCCGTTATCTTGACCGCTGTTATTAGGATTGATATCCGTTTCTGCAATGAAATTCTCATAAACAGCGTCGACAACCGATTTATCCCCTCTCGGATCCGTCACTTGATAGCGGCCGCCCGATACCGACCATGCTCCGTTACCATTGCCTCTATAGGTCGACCAGGTCACGGTGTTTGCGCTTTCAAAGTCATCATGAACCGCCTCTTCAGCCGTTCCGATGATATAGAAAACACTGGACGTATCGGAAACCATCTCTCCGCCATACTCTGCATAGGCTTTGATCAAGGTAGAGGATGCTACCCGAATCGGTGACGTGTATACAGGCGATGTCTCATTAGGCTGAGTACCGTCCGTCGTATAACGGATCGTCGCCCCTTGCGTAGCGGAGGACAATGTGACGGATTGCGGCGTCGAATAGATGCCCTCAGCGGCACTGAACACCGGTTTAGCAGCTGCTTGATCCGAATATTCTCTCACCACGATATTGTCAATGGTCGAAGTGCCCCACCAGGTTCTAAGACCGATAGCGCCCGCTGAAGTGATCTGGCTGCCGTCGTTATCGATGTAATCAATCTGCGGCGTTACCATATCGTTCACATAGACTTGAATGTGATTATCGATGGCAACTACCTTCATATGTCCGGAGGTGGAGGCTATCGGATGAACGGCGAGCTCCTTCCAAACATCCCCGTTCTCACCAGTAACCCGGCCTAGTCTTACCTGCTTATCGATACTAATTGAAGCATAGTAGCCGGTGTAACCGTCGGATACATTTCCGGTCACTTTATCGCCAACACGGAACAGAACTCCTGTCGAATCAGAGTTATACCCCTTCACTTGGAAATCGGCTTCATATACGAGATCTTTGAAGCTTGTACCTTGCGCGATGGTCTTGGCGCCCGGCACTCCATCAATGGTGTATTGCTTGGCAGCGTTTACACTCCACTGACCTCGATTGTCGTTAGAAGCGTATGTCGTCCAGTTGGCCGCTTGTCCGCTTTCAAAATCGTCCGAAAATATAGCCAGCGGACTTCCTTCGTCTGCCGAAGCCTGCAGCGGCGGCAAAAAGCTTGCTACTAAGCAAAGCATCATCACATAGGACATTACTTTGCGAAATGAATGATTGCTGAATAATAGATGATGATTCAAACCTTTCCCCTCCTATCATGGCTTTCCTTGAATCTGAGCAATCCTGTGCTGTTCAACATTTATTTACACATCCAATGCCCCCTTCGACAAATCCTACAAATTCTAGACATCCAATATGTATCATTATGGACCGAAGTCACATTTCGTGTATTTATACAATTCGAACTTTTTTGTGCTATTAGGTCTTTTCGTCTCTTGCATTCTATTACGTTTTGGAACCAACTCCTTTATATGAAAATAAATCCATTTATCGGAATTAAAAAAGCAGCATGATTCGTGCAAAACCTATCGATTCCACATATGGGTCCGGAAGCTCAGCACTAGCATTGTCGATCCATTTAGCTTGAAGATACAAAATGTTAACAAATTCTTAATTATCCACATTTCACGAACATTAACGTATTGACACTGAAATATCATACGTATTATGATAATCATGTTCACAAAACAACAGTCAACCTTACATACAACGTTCGTATATCCTCGAGAATTGGCTTGAGGGTCTCTAGAGGGAGCCATAACTTCCTAGCTACGATCGGATGCTGCTTTTGCACATCCGGGTGGCTGGGATTTTTTGTGTTCACTGAAGGCAATTTACGAACGTACAACCAAAGGAGACGGTAATGAGCATGTATGATTTGATCGTAGTCGGTGCAGGTCCGGCTGGTATTTTTGCCTGCTATGAAATGACGCTTCGCAAGCCCGACGCCAAGGTTCTTCTAGTAGACAAAGGACACGATATTTACCATCGCAGCTGCCCGATTCTGGAAAATAAAATAAAGCTTTGCCCTCCTCCCGCCGGTAAGAAGGATTTCTCCGGATGTCTGCCTGCCTGCTCGATTACTGCAGGTTTCGGCGGCGCCGGCGCTTACAGTGACGGCAAATTCAACATTACGACCGAGTTCGGCGGATGGATGACGGATTATTTGGCTCCTTCCAAGGTGCTCGAGCTGATCCGTTATGTGGATGAAATCAACCTGCAGCACGGTGCAACTCCCCAGATTACAGATCCGACTACGGAAGCTGTCAAGCAAATTGAGCAGCGTTCTTACGCTGCCGGGCTAAAGCTGCTTCGCGCGCAGGTTCGTCACTTAGGCACCGAGCAGAATCTGATGATTCTGCAATCCATTTACGAGCATTTGAAAACCCGCATTGATATGCAGTTCAAAACAGAAGTTGAAGACATCATCACCGTCAAGGACGACGGCAAGCATATCATTCAAGGGATTTTGCTCAAAAACGGAACGGAAATCCGCGGCCAGCATGTGATGCTCGCTCCTGGGCGCGACGGCTCCGCGTGGCTGACTCAGGTGCTCAAAAAACGCCGTCTAAGCATGTACAACAATCAAGTAGACGTCGGCGTCCGCGTGGAGACATCCGATGTCGTGATGCGCGAAATCAACGAGCATTTATATGAAGGCAAGTTCATCTACAATACTTCCGTAGGTACGCGTGTTCGCACGTTCTGCAGCAACCCGTCCGGTCACGTTGTGGTCGAGAATCACAGCGGCGTCATGGCTGCCAACGGACATTCCTACAAAGACCCTGCGCTCGGGTCTAGCAATACCAACTTCGCTCTGCTGGTATCGCATAAATTCACAGAGCCGTTCGACAAGCCGAACGAATATGCACGGGAGATTTGTAAAAGAGCGAACGATCTCTCAAACGGGGGCGTTATCGTACAGAAATTCGGCGATATCCTCCGTGGACGCAGATCAACTGAAGACCGTATTCGCGAAGGCTTCTTGGAGCCAACCTTGAAAGAAGCGGTACCTGGAGACCTTGGATTGGTGCTTCCATACAACACGATGAAGAGCCTGATCGAGATGATTCATGCCCTGGAAAAAGTAACACCGGGTATCGCCGCGGAGCACACGCTCTTCTACGGCGTAGAGGCTAAGTTCTACTCGGCTCGTCCGAAATTAACGGAAGGGTTTGAAACGGAGATCAAGGGCTTGTATTGCGGCGGAGACGGCGCTGGAATTACCCGCGGGTTGGCGCAAGCTGGCGCTGCAGGCGTATGGGTGGCCCAGAATGTTTTAAAAAGATACTAATGCTGGCTGTTTGCAGCGAATAGACTCAACTTTCGACAGGAGCTCTCCCATTTCGGGGGAGCTTCTCGTTTTGGATACAGGTCTAAGGACCTTTTACATTCGAGTAAAATATGTTAAAATGAAAGCGGCAACAAATGAAAGCGTTCACATTATAGATGAGGGGGAAGCACACATGAATGTAGCGCTCAATGTAAGAAACACGTACGAGGATTTTGTTTTGGAAAAGGACATTATGTTTTTCAGGGTCGGAGAGCATGGTCTTGTCAGCTTTCATGGTAAAAACTACAACATAAAAAAACGCATGTCTAGTGAAGAGGTGAGCGGTCTTACGGAGAATCCGAAATTCTTCAAAGTAAACACCGATTGCTACGCAAACATTGCCAAGATCAGCGGCATTCAGGACGGAAAAGTCTACTTCGAAATGAAGAGCGGAGAAACCAAATACACAGCCATCACAAAGCTGCGCCAGTTCAGATTGAAGGAATTGCTGCAAATGACAAAGGAACAAGCGCAATAACAAATACAAAAACCGAGCCTTCGATCGAGTGGGCTCGGTTTTCTTGTATCTATATTAAGAAATTTTTGCTAGAGAGACTTGTTTATGCTCACGGATCAGAAATCGGACATACTCAACCGTAGTTTCCTTGGCTTTCTTCGCCTCTTCAAGTGTAATAAAACTGTACTCAGCATGGTCGGTTGCCCCATAGCGCTGCAAATCTTCCATATTCATGCCAAGTACGGAGAAGTTACTCATCAGTTCATACTGTGTGTTCGCGTCTACATGCTTGACAAAAATATCTTTTGTAAAAAACGAGCCCTGCTTGTCCACTTTGAAAATGACACGAAAAGGACGATCTTTATCGGAAACAAAGCATTTGATCACGACATCAATTTCCAAGGTTTTGTAATCATTCATTGAAACAGGCTGCTGCTTCGGTTTTGATGAGACAAACATTTTTTTAAAAAGCCAAACATGGTAGTTTCCTCTCCATTTCTGACACGAATCTAAAGAACATTGTAGTAGATGCCCTATCATTTGACAACCCAAAAAATGGATTTCAAAAGAACTTTCTATCCCTTTTTTCAGAAAATGGGAATTAAGTTCTACTTATTCCTACCTTTTATAGTCTTAAATTCCTATATAGGAACGTTATTATTTCCCCGGCAATATCAGCTGCTCAGACGAATATAAGCCGAATTATGGAGTGAAACTTATAAATGATATTGCAAAAAAATCAAGCATGCGCTTGATTTAATTTGCCGGATCTATATTTATATTTCAAAATAATAACAAGACTGAGTACCGCACTCAGAATGCCACAGGTTAAGAATGCACCGTTAGCTCCGAAACGATCCGCTATATACCCAGCCAGCAAGTTACCGATCGGCGTAGAGCCGGCGAAAACCAGCGCATAGACACTCATCACGCGCGCCCTGTACTCCTCCTTGGCATTCATTTGCAAGTTAGAGTTGCTATTGGTTGAGAACATGATATTGAAGAATCCGGTCATCGCGAGCGCAAACCCACATAACAGTACGGAGGAACTGAGGCCGTTCAGCACAAGACATCCAGAAACCACGAGGCTGGCGATGATGCTTAAGGTTAGCCGCGGGCCTTTTTTACTGCGCAGCGACATCGTTAGAGCCCCGATAAAGGAGCCTATTCCCAGACAGGACATCAAAGTGCCATACGTGGTCTCTCCCATGTGCAGCACGTTTTTCGTAAAGACCGGAATAAGGACATTAAAGTTAAAAGCAAGCGTACCGACGACCGTTACCAGCAGCAGTGTCTCAGATAGAAGCGGGTCACGGGATATATACCGAAGCCCGTCCTTGATTTCATTCCACATATTCTCGTTAGATTTCTTCTGCCGGACATAAGGTGCTGCTTGGATGCGGGTAATCCCATAAATTACTGCGATAAAGCTGATCCCGTTCAGCAGAAAACACCAACCCGCTCCCAACCAAGCCATCATAACGGCTCCAATCGACGGACCAATAATTCTAGCCATGTTAAAGGTCGTCGAATTCAGAGCGATCGCGTTCATCAGGTCCTCTTTGCCGACGATTTCGATATTAAACGCCTGTCGGGTCGGCATATCGAACGTATTGTTCAGCCCAAGCAGCAGGGCTAGTATAAGAATGTAGCTGTATCTGACCGTGTCCGTGAATACAAGGATTGCCAGAGTAAAAGCCAGCAACATCGAAATCGATTGCGTAACAATCAGTATATTTTTCTTGGGAAATTTATCGACGATGACTCCTGCAAATAAAGAGAACAATAGAATTGGTGTGAACTGAAAGGCGCCCACAAGCCCCAGCAAGAAAGGTGACCCGGTCAAAGTGAGCACTAGCCAGGACTGACCAATATTTTGCATCCAAGTGCCGATAAGCGATACGCACTGTCCTAGCCACATATAGCGGTAATTGCGGTGTGTGAGCGCATGAAAATGCCGATCAACAAAAGCAGCTCCCGCATGTCGAAGATTCATTAGAAACACCTGCCCTGTCATGTTCAATCTTGTTAGTTTTCACTGTTTGCTGCGAATTTCGCGGCGTTGCTTCCCATTTTCTCCAATATTCTATGGGCCATCTGTTTCTCTTCTTCGGTAAACTCTTGTGTCAGCCGCTCCGTCCAGCCGGTCAGAACCGCTCTTACATCTCCCTTAATACCCAAGGCTTTATCTGTCAAATAAACATGATTGCACCTTTTATCTTTCTCGCTTGCCTTCCGGGTTATGTACCCCTGCTCTTCAAGCTTCTTGAGTGCCTTTGCTGTCGTACCTTTATCGATCTTTAAATAATCAGAGATCTCCTCCTGGGTTAAACCATCCTCCTTATATAAAGCATTTAAAAAAATATGCTGACCTTTGCCAATGTCATAATCCTTCAGCCGGTCCCCTATATACATCTGACCATATCGATATAGAAGCGAAACCCATCTGGTTATAGAATTTTTGGATTCAATCACACGTTTAGCCTCCTTTCAGGCGGAGTTCGATTTAGATAGTTGCACTTGCCACTAAATATAATACTCCTGAATAGTTGCTGTTGCAACTATAATTTACAGTGAGATTTTCCCAATGAATAAAGTCGGTAAAAAGACCCTGAGCATGTTCTCGAGGGTCTTCTTAATAGTCATTGTTCTTTTTATTATGGGCCAAAAAATAATGTTCCTACAAACATGAAAATAAAAAAGAGAAAAAAGCAGCTAGATTCATTACAATCAGCATTTTATCCAGAATAGAACCCGATCTTTTTCGTGCAGCAATTACAGAAATAATACCGATTGGTGGTAAAATGAATGTTGAAATGAGCCCCATTCCATCAAATTGCTGTCCATTGTGAATATATAAACCATCAATAATAAACAAAAAAACTGCAAAGATACATGTTGAAAAAGCGATCAAGCGAAGATTTGTAATGTTCACCTTTTCACATTCCTTTCGATGAAATGAAATCTCCTACTATACCATACTGATCTATCAAATCCACAAAAATGTTTCTTCATAATAAACTTGAGCATTTCATTAATCAGTAATTTACATATATCACATAAATTATATGATTTACTTCAATTAGAAAAGTACTAAGTTTTATTAGTACCAGCCAAGATGCATTGCCTATCTTCACATGTCCCTTTTTCGGAGGAAAGTAATATTTGATGTAATTGCATGAATGATGCAATACTGGTGTAGAAGTATGTCCTTTAAATGAATTGGAGGCGATCCTGTTGACGGAAGATTTTTATTGCGAAGAGGTTTTAAGCGGCCGTACTACGGTAAACAAGGTATTGGAGACGGAGAACGTGCTCGCTTATCACCACACTCGTCCGTTTTATCCGGTTCATATTGTTGCCATCCCTAAAAGACATATTCCCTCCCTGCTTACACTCGAATCAGGGGACAATGAACTCTTGCTCGAACTCATGGAAGTCATTAAAAGGATCGCGGCGCAGGTAACGGCCCAGCACGGTGCTTGCAGGGTCCTCACCAACTTAGGCCAATACCAGGACTCCAAGCATCTGCACTTTCATGTATGTTATGGTGAACCGCTTCGTTAGAATTGTTTGGTAGTGATCGCTTTTTCATATTTCAAGAGTTTAATCCCTTTACCGAATTGAATGAGATTAGGAATAACATGAAACGTTAGTCGGTCCACATGCTCCATCCGTATAGGGCGAATGTAAACTGTAACAATAAAACCATCATGTCCATCATGAGCCCCATAGCTAATTTCGGTGATCTCGTACATATTTTCATAGCCCGCTTGTGAAATAGTATATTTCTCTTGGATAGCTCTCATAATGTCCACTGAAAGGGACGAACTCATATAATCTTTATACATTAACATCTCTTTCTCTGATGTCTGAAGAGGCGTTATCATCGTCGCATGGGCTGTTGAATTTAAATGAATGAATACACAAAGCAATTGGGACAGTATGAACTTGTGCAAATGAATACCTTCTTTCAAGATGATGATTTGATGGTAGTATTTGCAATTTGCCAAGTTCTACTCGAGAGTTGCGACGACGGACACTATATATTCTGTTTATATACAAATTTGAGGTGACCAACCATGGTTGAATTAGGCGGTATAACGCCCATCCTAAGAATGTTTGATGTAGATAAAGCTTTGCACTTCTATAGAGATTACCTGGGCTTTCAAATCGATTGGGAGCATCGCTTTGAGCCGGACCTCCCCTTGTATATGTCCATATCCAGGGATCACTGCTGCTTGCATCTGTCTGAACACTACGGGGATGGCAGTCCCGGGGCACATCTTCGGATTAAGGTGATGCACCTTGAATCATGGCATAAGGAATTGCTGGCAAGCAGGCATCCTTTCTCTCGGCCGGGTTTGACACGTACGCCATGGTGCACGCAAGAAATGACGCTCATCGATCCCTTCTTTAACAAGCTTACTTTTTATGAAGATATATCATGAACAAAAAAGCGGTAATCCGGGGCTATGTTGTTCAGCCCTAGATTACCGCTCTTCATTCGTTTTCCATCAGCTTGCAAAATGCGAAAAAACAAACACCGCAGGAGAGTTCCAATAGATCGTGACTTCATTCGTTGCGTAGCTGTCCATATGGTCCACAAAGCACTTGGCAGGTGGCTGGCCTGTAAGGGTAACTTTGGCATAGTCATCCTGCAAATGACGGTTGGGACCACCGGCAACTTGCCCAGGAACCGGGTCAGCAACGCCATCACCGACTGAAGGACGATGGTGCGGATTCCTTATAGGGTTTGTTCCATACCCGGTTACATAGCTCATGCTTAATGCATTTCGTCCAAGCAGATAATGAACGTGATCCAGTGCACATTTTTCAAGCGCCGAGTCTTTGTAGAAGTGATGCGCAATCAGCATCAGCATCGCATTGTTCATCACCAGCATGTTGCTGCCCCATATGTACTGCTCGGGAGCAAGAGAGATTCCGTAGCCGTCCTGCTCACTAATTATAGCCAAACGTCGCGCATCTTCTACAAGCCCGCATTGGAGCTTGTCATAGAGCTTGAGATCTACGCGGTCCTTCTCCGTGAGAAGATATGCGATGGTCCCATAACCGCCCATATCCGCCCATCCGAGCTCATACAACTCAAATGTATTTCCTGCAGCCCAAGCTTTCAGTGCTTGATGGTACCGCTGATCGCCTGTTGTCCGGTACAGCTCCGCGGAAGCCCAGTAGCGTTCGTCGTGATCCAGCTTGTCACCGTATTCACCTGTAGCAATCTCAGGCGGGTTCTTAAATCCAGGCACATCTGGATTACGCTCAAGCCATGCATAGGCACGCTCCGCTGCCCTCAAGCATACTTCCGCATAGGCAGCATCATAAGGCTGATAGACTCTAGCAGCCATGGCCATGACTCCTGCGAAGCAGCCGGTAGCCGCCGCGGAAATTGGGGACAGGTATAAGTCGGCCAGATCATGCTCCGGCATGCAATCGAGTGAAGGGAATTGCAGTGTCGTTACTTTATGGAAGACTCCGCCTGTCTCCTCATCCTGCATGTTGAGCAGAAAATCCAGTTCGTATCTGCACTCATGCAGCACATCCGGAATACGTCCGTCTGTTTCAGGAAGCGGCACCGCATCCACAAAGGCATTCGGGTAAAGCTCGAAAGCCAGCAGCAGGTCCGCCACTGCTTTCGCCCCTGGTCCTGCATATTTGCCGTAATCTCCGGCATCGTGCCAGCCACCGCAAACATCAATTCGGCGGTCCTCCTGACCATACACGATGGCCGGAGCCAAGTGGCACGCATGGTGGGTCCATGGAGCGGCAAATTCCTCCTGAAGTTCTATCCCACAGCGGAAATAATAGAAAGCTTTAAGCAGCCCCTTATGCACTTCCTTATAGGGCTTCTCTTCAATGACGAAAGCTTCGGAAGCCCCTGCCTCCACATGAACAATGCGGTATGTACCTGGCTTCATCAATGCTGAAAAGTCAGCGTAATAGACCGTTTGCCCGCTGATTCCCGCATCATTTCGTGCTTTCAAGGTCTCGCCTCTACACACTTTCATCCCCTTGCTGTCTTCTACATAGAAGCTTCCGCCCATTCCTGCGAATAACGCAATTTTGTCATCATGAGGCCTGTAACCGATTTGATTCAAGCTAATGCTAGGTATCGATCCATGCGGATGTGTCACGAAACGTCGCCTCTCTCTCAATCTTACGAATTGTTCTACTGTAGTATGTGCCGCGCTTAGCAGCCAGAAGCCTTACCCCTGCAGCACAGCCTGATCGTTCAAGCTTGGAACGGCCGTTTCCGTTTCCTTCGGAAGCTTCTTCCGTGATATCCACCGGCGTTGGACAAGTATGCCGCGGATCGCTTCATCCATAATCATCGCAATGTATACCCCGTAGATCAGCCAGCCGAAGGTCAAGCCGAATAGATAAGTCCCGCCTACAGCTACAATCCACATACTAATCATACTGATGTACATGACGTATTGGGTATCACCAACTGCATTGAGTGAATTGTTGAGCGGCATGTTCCACATTTTAAGCGGTTGAAGCACCAGGTCCAGAGCCAGGATTCCAAGCACGATTGATACGATCTCGTGATTTTCCGTAAACATCCCGAGAATCCATCTGCCCCCGAGGAACAGCAGCAATGTGTTCACAACCACCACAATTTCGCCCCAGAACAATGCTTTGTACGCGCTTCTGTACGCCTGGTTCATCTTCCCAGCGCCATATAAGTGCGCTACTTGAATTTGCACAGCCATCGCAAACGACCATCCCGCCATAAACGAGAACGATTCCATCGTGTTCAGATACGTTCTTGCAGCTAGCTGCTCCGCGCCCATCGTCGCCACGATCGAGAAAATAACGACCTGCGATACGGTCCAGGACGCCGAGCTGAGCGCCATCGGAAATCCCACCTTCGCCACTTCCTTTAGTAGCGGACGGTCAAACACTCTGTAATCACTGAACTTAATCGTTCCTGCAAAAGACTTGCGAAAAATAACATACAGCACCGCGAGAGCCGCGAGCCTGCTTCCGACAGTCGACAGTGACACACCAAAGAGTCCCCACTGCGGCATGCCAAAAGCACCAAAAATAAACACATAATTGCCAAAAATGTGGATGATATTCATTCCGATTGCGACAAGCATCGGCCCTTTTGTGTTGCCAGTGCTGCGAATGACTGTACCAAGCGTGAGTACTGCGGACATGACAATAGTTCCGCTTCCTACAATCCCGATATACTGCCGAGTCATCCCATGCAAGGCTTCCGGAACCTGCAGCATCGTGACAAACGATCCCGCACCGAAATACAACAGCAAACTGACCACAACACCAAGCCCCAGCGTGAGTGAGAAAGCCATGGCAGCAACTGTCTTGGCATCCTTGACTTTACCCGCTCAAGCTTCTGGGAAATCACGATTCCCGCACCGCTGCTAATAAGCACAAACAGCATAATCACTGCCTGAAAAAACTGATTGCTGATCCCTACGACAGCCACCGCATCATCCGAAATACGG
This genomic window from Paenibacillus hexagrammi contains:
- a CDS encoding NAD(P)/FAD-dependent oxidoreductase, whose protein sequence is MSMYDLIVVGAGPAGIFACYEMTLRKPDAKVLLVDKGHDIYHRSCPILENKIKLCPPPAGKKDFSGCLPACSITAGFGGAGAYSDGKFNITTEFGGWMTDYLAPSKVLELIRYVDEINLQHGATPQITDPTTEAVKQIEQRSYAAGLKLLRAQVRHLGTEQNLMILQSIYEHLKTRIDMQFKTEVEDIITVKDDGKHIIQGILLKNGTEIRGQHVMLAPGRDGSAWLTQVLKKRRLSMYNNQVDVGVRVETSDVVMREINEHLYEGKFIYNTSVGTRVRTFCSNPSGHVVVENHSGVMAANGHSYKDPALGSSNTNFALLVSHKFTEPFDKPNEYAREICKRANDLSNGGVIVQKFGDILRGRRSTEDRIREGFLEPTLKEAVPGDLGLVLPYNTMKSLIEMIHALEKVTPGIAAEHTLFYGVEAKFYSARPKLTEGFETEIKGLYCGGDGAGITRGLAQAGAAGVWVAQNVLKRY
- a CDS encoding MFS transporter, producing the protein MNLRHAGAAFVDRHFHALTHRNYRYMWLGQCVSLIGTWMQNIGQSWLVLTLTGSPFLLGLVGAFQFTPILLFSLFAGVIVDKFPKKNILIVTQSISMLLAFTLAILVFTDTVRYSYILILALLLGLNNTFDMPTRQAFNIEIVGKEDLMNAIALNSTTFNMARIIGPSIGAVMMAWLGAGWCFLLNGISFIAVIYGITRIQAAPYVRQKKSNENMWNEIKDGLRYISRDPLLSETLLLVTVVGTLAFNFNVLIPVFTKNVLHMGETTYGTLMSCLGIGSFIGALTMSLRSKKGPRLTLSIIASLVVSGCLVLNGLSSSVLLCGFALAMTGFFNIMFSTNSNSNLQMNAKEEYRARVMSVYALVFAGSTPIGNLLAGYIADRFGANGAFLTCGILSAVLSLVIILKYKYRSGKLNQAHA
- a CDS encoding MarR family winged helix-turn-helix transcriptional regulator is translated as MIESKNSITRWVSLLYRYGQMYIGDRLKDYDIGKGQHIFLNALYKEDGLTQEEISDYLKIDKGTTAKALKKLEEQGYITRKASEKDKRCNHVYLTDKALGIKGDVRAVLTGWTERLTQEFTEEEKQMAHRILEKMGSNAAKFAANSEN
- a CDS encoding HIT domain-containing protein, with protein sequence MLTEDFYCEEVLSGRTTVNKVLETENVLAYHHTRPFYPVHIVAIPKRHIPSLLTLESGDNELLLELMEVIKRIAAQVTAQHGACRVLTNLGQYQDSKHLHFHVCYGEPLR
- a CDS encoding glyoxalase superfamily protein; the protein is MVELGGITPILRMFDVDKALHFYRDYLGFQIDWEHRFEPDLPLYMSISRDHCCLHLSEHYGDGSPGAHLRIKVMHLESWHKELLASRHPFSRPGLTRTPWCTQEMTLIDPFFNKLTFYEDIS
- a CDS encoding glycoside hydrolase family 9 protein, whose product is MTHPHGSIPSISLNQIGYRPHDDKIALFAGMGGSFYVEDSKGMKVCRGETLKARNDAGISGQTVYYADFSALMKPGTYRIVHVEAGASEAFVIEEKPYKEVHKGLLKAFYYFRCGIELQEEFAAPWTHHACHLAPAIVYGQEDRRIDVCGGWHDAGDYGKYAGPGAKAVADLLLAFELYPNAFVDAVPLPETDGRIPDVLHECRYELDFLLNMQDEETGGVFHKVTTLQFPSLDCMPEHDLADLYLSPISAAATGCFAGVMAMAARVYQPYDAAYAEVCLRAAERAYAWLERNPDVPGFKNPPEIATGEYGDKLDHDERYWASAELYRTTGDQRYHQALKAWAAGNTFELYELGWADMGGYGTIAYLLTEKDRVDLKLYDKLQCGLVEDARRLAIISEQDGYGISLAPEQYIWGSNMLVMNNAMLMLIAHHFYKDSALEKCALDHVHYLLGRNALSMSYVTGYGTNPIRNPHHRPSVGDGVADPVPGQVAGGPNRHLQDDYAKVTLTGQPPAKCFVDHMDSYATNEVTIYWNSPAVFVFSHFAS
- a CDS encoding MATE family efflux transporter, whose translation is MAFSLTLGLGVVVSLLLYFGAGSFVTMLQVPEALHGMTRQYIGIVGSGTIVMSAVLTLGTVIRSTGNTKGPMLVAIGMNIIHIFGNYVFIFGAFGMPQWGLFGVSLSTVGSRLAALAVLYVIFRKSFAGTIKFSDYRVFDRPLLKEVAKVGFPMALSSASWTVSQVVIFSIVATMGAEQLAARTYLNTMESFSFMAGWSFAMAVQIQVAHLYGAGKMNQAYRSAYKALFWGEIVVVVNTLLLFLGGRWILGMFTENHEIVSIVLGILALDLVLQPLKMWNMPLNNSLNAVGDTQYVMYISMISMWIVAVGGTYLFGLTFGWLIYGVYIAMIMDEAIRGILVQRRWISRKKLPKETETAVPSLNDQAVLQG
- a CDS encoding MATE family efflux transporter: METGKKMTLFGLVWPIMIELFLQFMIGTADTLMVSRISDDAVAVVGISNQFFQAVIMLFVLISSGAGIVISQKLERVKSRMPRQLLPWLSHSRWGLVLWSVCCCISVRDRLSRCCRFRKPCMG